GCTTTAAGTTACTTACATTTTCCAGCTGGGGCAGTGGTAGCGGTCGCTGCTGGCGTTGCCATTGTGGCGGCTGGAGCCGGGGCCGGCGCCGGGGCCGGGGCTGGTGCCGGGGCCGGGGCCGGCGTATCACCGCCACTATAGCGAACTGTCAAAAAACATTATTCTGAAGATTTCGACTACGTCAGAACTAAAATTTGCAATTTGAACTGAgtcaaaattgttaaaagttaCAGCGTTAAGGATTGACAAGCTGAGAATCAAAATACGCTGACGTCGCGCTATAAACACGAGGACGTGCTTCATTGATCTTAATAGCGAAATCCAAAGTCATGAATTCCAGtcctgagggtctattgcgagTGTCAGTAACGTTACACAATAGGCTCTCAGGTAAGGTACATTCAATACTGAACGTCAGGCATCAAAGTAGTTTGAGTAAAGCCTCATTTAGACGATGCAAGAACTTGTATGCGAGTTGCATTACGGTGCGGACTATTGAGGGACAATTAATTCAGTTGACCTGACAAATAGCGCAATGTAGCGAAACTTGCATGCAATTCGGATcgtaaaatacgaaaaaaatcgattgaaatgacgtaaatgggcattttcacaaaaaagtgtacctattctttttttaattggaaGTGACAAACTggctcataaaattttgtatgaaaaaataattacattttgaaagaaaagggtacgcttttttttaaaacgcccaaaTATGACAATTATGACAACCCTAGCACTTCAATGAATTTTGCTCGCATTTCACGCACCCTGGTACCTAATGGCAAGTGAACATGTAGCTGACATTTCTATAGTATCTCTGAGTAGAACATTTTTCATCTGCCTTAGCTACTTAGTACTACTCCTAGTAAACATTATTACTATCACAAAACTTATGACAAAAATAGTAGCACAAAAAGCCTACCTACTGGGTATTTCTACCGgcttttaattaaaaccaaGTAAAAATtactggtacagtcaagtgcaaagatatgtATACATCCCAGTCTCAAAAAATGGCATCATAATTAAGATCATAGATTTGGGAACATCTAAATGTGCATAAACATGTATACATTGTTTGAAAGATAGGTATGTATATGCTACATGtgcaataatataaaataaatctctatgtatatactttttctctgtactgttactgtaaataaagagttattgtattgtattgtattgtattgtaatatgtCTTCAGTAATTAAAtcataaatgaactaaaagaatttccttgctcacccgcgacctttcgatagctaagcttatgcaaaatatgcgtggtctaacaactggtagcatggtgtacggttgtgttactctgaagatgagctctggttgagttcgaaacgcgtcagtgtagtgtggtggtggtgatagatgggtttgtgtgatttgtgtgtgttcttacaggtggaggtggaggaactgcatgaacatgcatattttgcataagcttagctatcgtaaggtcgcgggtgagcaaggaaattcttttagttcattgatatggacctccgcaaagtaacgcctgattcaataaattatttaaatcataaattttaGAAACACCATAAAGCTCATAAATACGTATACGTCATTAGTCAATATGACAATCCTTCATTCATGatttataacaattataactAAACCATATGTTAAAGTGGCCAGCTGGCCAGCCACTTAATTCTAAAGAGTCTTTACGTAATACCAACATTAACCAGTCACTGGCCATTACCAAAAAAATGCAGAATATTTTGAAAAGAGAACTTTTAGGCCTGAAGGCAATCTGTTGTTAGATACTTTACTACGAGTATGTGAACTGATTTctgaaaagtaaaaatgtacTGAATAACTGAACACATGAAACATAGAAtagtagtttattgaatcattAATAAGTGTCATATATTAAAgagataaaaaatttaaaagcaacGATTGTAATAATTACTTATATGTTACGcttcatatttaaaacacactGTAAGTACACAacgtattacatttttttatataacattaatgggggaggcctttgcccagcagtgggacacttctataggcttttaaataataataataaataataaacattaatggacattactatattttttactaaacaaTAAAATCTAGACAGTGCGGCCTGTattaagttacaaaaaaatcttGCGTTTGAAGAAGTAATGACAATGGTTTACTTACAGAAAATATAGATTAGTAGACTCACCATACAGAATACCTATTATTATGAGCGCGATAACTCccataataatcatcatctgAAATACGTTATAATTGCTTACTTCATTTATCATACCATTACCTATTTTAGAATTACCGAATTTTTTGGTCGAGTCCGatatattgttttttgtgtttttgagtaaaattttGTTGTTAAAAGCGTCTGCTGATTACTTTGAACCCGTGATTCAAGATTTCAATTTTCTAAAGTATGACTGAAATCACAAAAACAGTCACAGTGTACTTTTACGAATGTGGTTAATGTATGTCCCTGTAAGTACAGCCTCGTAATTCTTGGGCCTATTTAATTAGTACCCGAATCATCAGGGCGTACGAGTACATAACTTACTGTAGTAAGAAGATAATAAGTAAGAGTGATAAGTAGTTAAGCATCTATTTATACAAATGTATGTACACCTGTAAAGTTAGGGTTTGCTGAGACTTCTAACGTTGCAAGTGTGACTGCAACTGTAATCCAATCTTCGCATGcatgaataaatcatttcataaatCATTTACAATAACATTTGAGAAGTACAGAAACCCCCTCGCTATCCCTGCTTTTTTTCAATGACACGACCGCTTTCGTTGTCTTTTTGTCAAAACAATTGCTATGTGCATCCCGAATATGATAGATAGATAACAAAAACATGCGTTATTTAACGATGCAAATTTTCAAATGTATATTTTCTACCGTAAAACAGATGATTATCTTGAATTACGTTTCAAAAGGCATAATGTAACTTTATATCGCTATACTTAACGCATCTTTCTCTTTGTGTCAAAACTTGTATGAAAAGAACAGATGCTAACGATATAGTCATCATGCTACGGCAGATACTCTTAAATGTTTATAAattgttaggtatttttacctttaagttttGTAACCAGAACTTATTTTTCAGACTGGCAGCTTGGGTTTTGAATGAAGATGCACCCTCTTCCAGGGCctctgtaataaaataacttatctTTATGTGTTTATTCAactattcaaattatttaaaaccgtTTGAAGGAAAATCAGTTGTTCGCTTaggtttgaaaaaaatctcttaAATAATCACAAAAAGTTTTGAAGAACTACTCAatgtgaaatattttaaaattaatatgatatacagcgtgtatttttgatactacctcaaactttaagggtagttagtgaaggccctaataatcacattttattatgttttagtaaaaaaaattgacttattattttccttacaaaattaattagcacgcaatgtatcactacgtgatactgctttgtttttattcaaacgtcgcacttgttgacatgacagctgtcacagaacgtttctctctcgtatcaaattattatacgcgttacattgctgctcgaaaatatttgaaaaatttattACGCCCTGgtatttatgtttaaattgacaatttgttttgatatcggttcacaggacttcaatcttcgtctggttacagttttagatagtatcaaaaatacacgctgtattttAGCAGATGATTGGGTTAGTCTGAACAAACCCTAATGTAAAGGTCATCGGATTTTTTGATTCAAGATGATTCAAGTCACGTCTTGAATATCAACAAAGGTATGAAAACATAGCATccatcattaaaaaaatcagtataaatctatgtaggtatgttcAGTTCAATAATCTCGCATATTGGAAAGCATTGCACCATCCATGGTCTTCTAGGCGAACCATTTTCGATAAATTGTCTGTTTTTAATTTGTGCGAACAAATGTAGTTGACTGTTGCTATATCGGTCAGCCATACTAATACAATCAATCTCtctaaaattttcaagtgtgtgccaaaaaaaaatcctatcacatgacagacggatggacggacagacagcctctgtgtattaaaaatgtaaattatggAACAGGTTGTTACCAGCATGTTCAGTCAGCTGCGATATCGCATTGTCTCTCTCCAAGACCTTCTGCATGTTCGTATTCATAATACTGACCACCTGAAATTATTAAGCCAAATATTAAAACTATAGTTGACTAGTTGACGTATTTCTTTCACTTATTCTAATGCGACAAAGTGAAAAATTAGATATACTCGACCGCTAAGTATATGAATCGAAAATGTCCACTTATCGTGAGACTCACTTATTTTATAtgataaaaccggccaagagcgtatcggacacgcccaggatagggttccgtagccattacgaaaaaatcaaaaggatttc
This window of the Choristoneura fumiferana chromosome 20, NRCan_CFum_1, whole genome shotgun sequence genome carries:
- the LOC141439295 gene encoding neuronal synaptobrevin-like isoform X2, translated to MAKDKDVEAAAEAPASAPAAVPGAPTRAPGAPPPREPQYGPDGELLGGPHTMQQQAAQRRLQQTQAQIDDVVSIMNTNMQKVLERDNAISQLTEHAEALEEGASSFKTQAASLKNKFWLQNLKMMIIMGVIALIIIGILYVRYSGGDTPAPAPAPAPAPAPAPAPAATMATPAATATTAPAGK